A single region of the Sulfitobacter geojensis genome encodes:
- a CDS encoding CBS domain-containing protein, with translation MLVSQILKSKSDDAVVTSLPSMLISEAAKLLSEKRIGTLVISSDGQTPDGILSERDIVRELGRQGAQCLPLTVDKLMTTKLVTCGRDDRADEILKKMTEGRFRHMPVLDEGKLVGLISLGDVVKARLSELAMEKDALEGMIMGH, from the coding sequence ATGCTTGTCTCACAAATTCTGAAGTCGAAATCGGATGATGCGGTGGTGACATCCCTTCCGTCGATGCTGATCTCCGAAGCTGCAAAACTGCTGTCGGAAAAGCGGATCGGGACCTTGGTGATTTCATCCGACGGGCAAACCCCTGACGGTATTCTATCTGAACGCGACATCGTGCGTGAACTGGGACGGCAGGGCGCGCAATGTCTGCCCCTGACCGTAGACAAATTGATGACCACCAAATTGGTGACCTGCGGGCGCGATGACCGTGCCGACGAGATCCTGAAAAAGATGACAGAGGGGCGGTTTCGCCACATGCCGGTGCTCGACGAGGGCAAGTTGGTCGGCCTGATCAGCCTTGGCGATGTGGTCAAGGCACGCCTGTCCGAACTGGCGATGGAGAAGGACGCGCTTGAAGGGATGATCATGGGGCATTAA
- the gap gene encoding type I glyceraldehyde-3-phosphate dehydrogenase, with translation MTVKLAINGFGRIGRNVLRALIERGMGDFEVVAINDLAPLETIAHLFEFDSVHGRYGKPVTLGDNTMDVGFGPMRVTAERAPDMLPWGDVDIVLECTGFFRSPDTAALHLANGSKRVLISAPATGDLKTVVYGVNHQIITADDQIISNASCTTNCLVPVAHVLHESFGILRGHMTTVHSYTGTQPVHDRAHKDLYRARAAALSMIPTTTGAAETLGVVLPHLDGVITGTAIRVPTPNVSCCDLVVELSKNADAAQINQAMQDAAAGALNGVLDVTDRKLVSTDFNHDPASAIFASDQTSVQKGNLARVLVWYDNEWAFSNRMLDTAGVMAQFL, from the coding sequence ATGACTGTAAAACTGGCCATCAACGGCTTCGGGCGGATCGGGCGCAACGTGTTGCGGGCCTTGATCGAACGCGGGATGGGCGATTTCGAAGTCGTCGCCATCAACGACCTTGCTCCGCTTGAAACCATTGCGCATCTTTTCGAATTTGACTCGGTACACGGCCGCTATGGCAAGCCCGTCACACTGGGTGACAACACAATGGATGTGGGTTTCGGCCCGATGCGCGTGACTGCGGAACGCGCACCGGACATGCTGCCCTGGGGGGACGTGGACATCGTGCTGGAATGCACAGGGTTCTTTCGCAGCCCCGACACCGCTGCGTTGCATCTGGCAAATGGATCCAAGCGCGTGCTGATCTCGGCGCCCGCCACCGGAGACCTGAAAACAGTGGTTTACGGCGTGAACCACCAGATCATCACAGCGGATGACCAGATCATCAGCAATGCATCCTGCACGACGAACTGTCTTGTCCCTGTGGCGCATGTGTTGCACGAATCCTTTGGTATCTTGCGCGGACATATGACCACCGTGCACAGCTATACCGGCACGCAACCGGTGCATGATCGTGCCCACAAAGACCTTTATCGCGCGCGCGCTGCGGCCCTGTCGATGATCCCGACAACAACGGGTGCCGCCGAGACCCTAGGCGTGGTGCTACCCCATCTTGACGGGGTGATTACCGGCACGGCAATCCGCGTGCCGACGCCAAATGTGTCCTGCTGTGATCTGGTGGTGGAGCTGTCAAAGAACGCGGATGCTGCGCAGATCAACCAAGCCATGCAGGACGCCGCCGCCGGAGCGCTGAACGGGGTGCTGGATGTGACCGACCGCAAGCTGGTCTCAACGGATTTCAACCATGATCCGGCCAGCGCAATTTTCGCCAGCGATCAGACTTCGGTACAGAAGGGAAATCTGGCCCGCGTTCTGGTCTGGTATGACAATGAATGGGCCTTTTCGAACCGGATGCTGGACACCGCCGGCGTGATGGCCCAGTTCCTTTAA
- the coaD gene encoding pantetheine-phosphate adenylyltransferase, whose translation MRIGLYPGTFDPITLGHIDIIRRAATLVDKLVIGVAINRDKGPLFNLEERVSMIEAECAALAKQTGIEIVVHPFENLLINCARDVGAQMIVRGLRAVADFEYEYQMVGMNRQLDDSIETVFLMAEAQHQAIASKLVKEIARLEGDISKFVTPRVEARVLAKFAV comes from the coding sequence ATGCGCATTGGCCTTTATCCCGGTACTTTTGACCCCATCACGCTGGGGCATATCGACATCATCCGTCGCGCTGCCACCTTGGTGGACAAGCTGGTGATCGGTGTTGCGATCAACCGTGACAAGGGGCCCTTGTTCAATCTTGAAGAACGCGTGTCGATGATCGAAGCGGAATGTGCAGCACTTGCCAAACAGACCGGCATTGAAATCGTCGTACATCCGTTCGAGAATCTGTTGATCAATTGCGCCCGCGATGTCGGGGCTCAGATGATCGTGCGCGGCCTGCGTGCGGTTGCGGATTTCGAATATGAATATCAAATGGTTGGCATGAACCGTCAGTTGGATGATTCGATCGAGACTGTGTTCCTGATGGCCGAAGCGCAGCATCAGGCGATTGCCAGCAAGCTGGTCAAGGAAATCGCGCGGCTGGAGGGGGACATCAGCAAGTTTGTCACCCCCCGCGTTGAAGCCCGCGTGTTGGCCAAGTTCGCAGTTTAA